From Pseudomonadota bacterium, the proteins below share one genomic window:
- a CDS encoding HAD family hydrolase: MLPDALLFDVDDTLVDTAQSYRRAAILTAESYGVRITLDDVSGAKAAGDANDDWLLTQRLIVARGVTADYEEVKRRFEALYQGTPQRRGLKHDETLLVSPEALERWSERFTLGIVTGRPRDDALELLDRYELRRLFSAVVTFEDGPLKPNPAPIRLALDRLGTRRAWMIGDTPDDVRAAHAAGIPAIGVVAKADEPRRARGALEGAGADHVIDDLGDLDAVLARAGATGDAH, encoded by the coding sequence ATGTTGCCCGACGCCCTCCTGTTCGACGTGGACGACACGCTCGTCGACACGGCGCAATCGTACCGGCGCGCGGCGATCCTGACCGCGGAGTCGTACGGCGTGCGGATCACGCTCGACGACGTGAGCGGGGCCAAGGCGGCGGGCGACGCCAACGACGACTGGCTGCTCACACAGCGGCTCATCGTCGCGCGCGGCGTCACCGCCGACTACGAAGAGGTGAAGCGGCGTTTCGAGGCGCTGTACCAGGGAACGCCGCAAAGGCGCGGGCTCAAGCACGACGAGACGCTGCTCGTGTCGCCCGAAGCGCTGGAGAGGTGGTCCGAGCGGTTCACGCTCGGCATCGTGACCGGCCGGCCGCGGGACGACGCGCTCGAGCTGCTCGACCGCTACGAGTTGCGCCGGCTGTTCTCGGCCGTGGTGACCTTCGAGGACGGGCCGCTGAAGCCGAATCCGGCGCCGATCCGGCTCGCGCTCGATCGCCTCGGAACCCGGCGCGCGTGGATGATAGGCGATACCCCGGACGACGTCCGCGCGGCCCATGCGGCGGGCATCCCGGCGATCGGCGTGGTGGCCAAGGCAGACGAGCCGCGAAGGGCGAGAGGCGCGCTCGAGGGGGCCGGCGCCGATCACGTGATCGACGACCTCGGCGATCTCGACGCTGTGCTCGCAAGAGCCGGGGCTACGGGCGATGCGCACTGA